The sequence below is a genomic window from Sander lucioperca isolate FBNREF2018 chromosome 6, SLUC_FBN_1.2, whole genome shotgun sequence.
AAATTAAACATATAAACTACACGTCTTACATTTAGGTCGACTAGAGGAAGTGTGTGTTGTATGCGGACAGGACTGCAGCAACACCACCCGAGAAGGTTGGATGTGAACTTGTCTTATGGACTATAGTCTGTTTTATCATAATTGCTATGTTCGCGCGATACATTCTGTGCTACCTGTCGTTTCAGGTGTAATTATGGCCTCTGAAGTTACATCGAGAGTCGAGTTGAAAGAGGGTGAGCAGCTCAACTTGGTTTCGATTTTGTTATGAACGATCTAATGTCATGTCACAAATCCTACTTTTAATATACGACATGTAATTAATGTCTGtatgaaaaaatgttttatatagGCTTATGTTACTGTTTAGCATTGCATTATATCAGTGTTTTCAGAGGATAGTTAAAGTGGGTCATTGTTTTGATTAGTCATTAACCTTACGTTCTCTAGTTAGGCCCATAAAAGTCCAATTGAATTAAAGAACAGTCGTAGTACGTTAACTAGgctatttaatatttttcaacctTAATACTCTTGATGTTTGATGTGTAGGCTAGCTATGTGTGAGACGAGAGGGGGAGAAAACTATAGTCAaagcacaaatacacaaaacagtGCCATCCAGTGGTAACAGTCATCACTAAGGAGAAATGAAGTGTGTTGATAATAACAAGCCACGTGAGGAATCTTCCTTTGCTTCCTGTGCAGCGGAGGAACTGGCCCTCTCTCTGAGTGAAGCCCTCAACAGCGGGGACGAACAGGAAGCAGTCAAACTGTGCCAGAGACTGTCACAATTGTCTGTTCCAGTGTCTGTCACGGTCCACAGTCAGGCCTACCCTCAGGACTCCATAAGGTGGGACACATCTTATTTTGGCCAAATGGTTCCAAACCAACAACCAAAACAGGAACTTGGTTGCCTCTGGGGAAGGACTTCCATCTTTATAAGGGCAGTGTTTACTTTTAGAGTGAGGTCTGCTTGGAATTGGAATTCTGTAATTGATAAGGATACGAGAATGAAGGTCAAGTGTGGCAACgagaaattaaaaacaaaagtgtgtgtgtgtgtgtgtgtgtgtgtgtgtgtgtgtgtgtgtgtgtgtctgtgtgtgtggttactactgtaTTTAGAAGTTTGAAAGAAGTGGAGGTTGGatacatatttaatataaaaatCAAGACAAGGCCACAGGTGTCATTGTTTTCTATTCAATAGGTTGCGGGTTGGAGTGGAGGATGCTCAGTCAGATGCCTACATCCCAGTGACTGTTGTGGTTTCTTGTGACATGACAATTGCACAACTTAAAGACAAGGTACTGATGTGACAGCACAACACTTACAGCAGATGATCTAAAagccttatttatttattttttttaaattactttaacATCTATAAAATCTTACAAACCTGTAAAACCTTATCAGTGATATTAAGTCTCCTTTGTATTGTCATCAAACATTAACTGTACAGTAGTATGTGGTAATAGGTCAATGGGCCTCTGTTATTGTGTTTAAagctttattgttttaatttaggTCTTTAAAGCATGACATTTAATTGATGCTATAATTCGTTCATATATAGGTTATTTTGTGGGGTTTTTAGGTGAATGTGCATGAACACAAATACAGTGCATTCACACTTtctgtaaaaaatgttgaatcaaAATGTCATTGAATAATTTGTCCATCCCTCATTTTGACGTTCACAGATCAGCCATGACTTTGGGTTCCTCCCCTCGCTGCAGCGTTGGGTGATCGGGAAGCGATTGGCCCACGATCAGGAGTCGTTGTATAGCCACGGTGTCCGTCAGGACGGAGACCAGGCTTTCCTGTTCATCCTCTCCGCCGAAGCTGCTCATCTCACACGGCACCAATACAAGCAGGACCAGGAGCAACAACGCATAGAGGGTCAGTAACACctgcacgcgcgcacgcacacacacacacacacacacacacacacacacacacacacacacacacacacacacagatcaagtCTGCAAATAACAGttattttctttctcagttaATCAGTTTAATTAAAAACCAATCAGTCTGTCAAACATATCGTCTGTTGAATATGTAGTCATTGTTATGTCATTATTGCGAATGAAACCCAGACAGGGTGATGCAGGACATCGACCCAAATTCACTATAACGATCCCCTCACTCTACATTATCCTGCTTATTACGCAGCTAATCAATCATTTggcacaaaatattgatttaaaaattattttattgatttaaaaatggtccTCCAGAGTTTATGATCAGAACTGCCTCCatagcaacggtctgttattcATGGCAGCAGTCTGCTATTCAGAAATAACAGACCACAGAATGCTGttattgaccaatcagaattgagtattcaACAGAGCAGTGTAATACTGACTCATAACAACCAGAGTGCATAGTGATGAATATAATTATTTAATGACTATCTACTCCTGCTATTGtagttcttttctttttttaaaggccCTCCCACACAGGTATTTTCAGTtaatctggctgattagacctcttcccaggactgtgtgggtgtgtctagactgattgattgacaccTTTCTTTCAGCTTTTTTGCACCTGATAGGGCAGGGCAAATTACACCTTaatcattcttattggtagatgAAATTTCTGACATAATAAATTCCTATCAAAGCTccggcccaccttcaacctgagcagaggtctaagaggccacaataactgaaatcagaggctttaaaaaaaataacagttcCATTTCAATACCTTTTGAGTTTTAGGGATGAATAACAAACTACTTAGGCAATACTAAGTTTTAATTAGGCAAAATCGGATCAAATAATAAGTAAACAAACCAAAGAAACTGTCCAATCATACAATGCATACGTGTTATTTGACAATGTTTGTTATTTGATAAAGACACGTTTTGGTCAGTACTGAAAATATATTGAGTTTCAAAACCCGCCTTGATTACAGGTGGAATTAACAACTCATCTTACCGGTTAAATTTAAGTTTTATAGAATGATAATTCATTCTCAGGCATCGTGGAGTCAATGCAACTTTTTCCCAGAGGGCTGGGCGGAGGTGGTGGTGAGAAGACTGCTCCTCCTCCAGAGACTCAACatattcctcctcctcctcctaaaCCTGCCGTGCCTCCTAAACCTCAGGTCAGAATACAACCTCTGCATTTAGACATTGCCAGCAGTGTGACTGAGCCTGTGAGTCTAAATGACTGTAAAGGgattctgtatatctgtgtctgGGTGTAGTTGGGCTGGGCCTGTGCTATGTGTACATTCTTGAATAAACCAACGCGTCCTGGCTGTGAGATGTGTGGAGGGGACCGGCCAGAGGATTACCAGGTGCCTGACATCTACAAGCCAGACCAGGAGGAGGTTCTTCGAATTCAGCAGGAACAACTGGCCATGTTGCAGTACGAACAGGTAACAATGCTGTTCATTAAAAATCAGGCAACTACGATTCCTGGAATAGTTTCAGCCTGATGCCGAATCTAATTTTCTTGTGTGGGGGCCAATCGGCAAAAGACCTGCAACACAGCGCCGCTTAGCTAGAGTCATCTTTTTACTTCTAAAActtgaaatgtttattattgagGACATAGTTGTCCTCCCTATTTACAGGGGCAGAATATTATAAACACCTCTCAATATAATGCAGTTCAGGACAACACCCTCACAAACATATAATTGAAATAATAGCTCTCTgacaatgtcaaaaaaaactTGGCCATTACATGCGTCCCAAAAGTAAACTTTTTGGCGTAAAAGCCGTATTTGATTGTATAAGATTGTACTGATGTAACCGAACTCAGTGGCCACTGAGTGTATAGTAAGCCGGGGCTTTGTTTGCCAGCTTTCCAACAAGGTTTTACATTTATGAGAGAAGAAAATGTCTGTAGTCCATATCAGCCACCAGCTTAAATTGTTTGTATATTTTGTTCTGTGACATATTTTTGTTAATATTCCAATTTTGAAGCTATGCAATGTTGCGTGCCATTCTCATCTTAcaatttgcatacattttgaTATCATATAGATAAAATCAATGTGGGTGTAGGTCTTTGTTAGCCACAGAGCTGATGATGCACTGATTTTGGAAAGTAAAACTTAATAGAGTAGAGTCCAAAAAAAATTTGGTGGTGATGCTCATGGAAACTATTGAAGCAGATGCCAAGAGCTTTTTGTTTTCAACAGTCTTCAGAGGTTTCACTTCCCATCCAGATAATGGTGTTCGTAATGAATCATGGCAGTTTGTAGTGAATCTCTGTACTGTGATTGCCTCCCTCCCTTTGTGGGTTATGAAGGCTCAGAAGGAGGAACGGGAGAGGAACTTCCTGCACTTGTTGGCAACAGAAGACCAGAACCTTATCTCCAACGCCACAGAGACAGACTGTCCCATCTGCTTCTCTCCCCTGGAGCCACAAGAGGGTATCGTGCTCAGAGAGTGCCTACACACCTTCTGCAGGTCTGACACAATgaatcattttgtgtttttgtcataTGTTGTAAAAGggataaaagtatttttttctgctttctaAAAGTCTGCAATGGCCACGTACATGCCATTATCTGCAGCATGTGCAAACGTTAATATTTAaagactgtgtgtatgtgtgtgtcgtTGTTAAGGGAGTGTCTAAAAGGGACAATAGTGAACAGTCAAGATGCTGAGGTGTCCTGTCCTGAGAAATGTGACAGCAAGCTACTGGACCGAGAGATCAAAGCGGTGAGTGTAAGACAGGAGAACAACAAACTTTTGGATGgtcaaaatctcaaaattgatggaaaataataacttacaaaaaaatatgataATCCACACACTTACATGTTCCATCTGTGACCAGATTATAATTTCAGATCTTTCAATGGACATTGATTACAgaaaacaaatttcaaaataaactgaGCACAATGTAGACCTAATGTGATGTGACCTGTAAAATGTAAGCTCTTGTGTTAGTGGAGCATGCAACATAAAAGCACATATGTGCTGCTTATTATTCATCTTAATTATTTATAAGAATCTTAGTAGTATAACTACACAgtatgttctctctctctctctctctctctctctctctctctctctctctttctctctctctctctctctctctctctctctctctctctctctctctctctctctctctctctctctctctctctctctctctctctctcgtatgATCCTGGATACAGTTGCTCACAGAAGAGGAGCACCAGCGGTTTCTGGAGTTGCGTCTGAACATTGCAGAAAGCCGCTCAGAGCACAGCTTCCACTGTAAGACTCCCAACTGTCGAGGGTGGTGCATCTACGAGGATGAAGTCAATGAGTTCCACTGTGAACTCTGCAATGAAACCAACTGCATTCTCTGCAGGGTAGTTTTCTGACATTCACTATATTAACTGACCAATATTATCTTACTGTGTAGTAATAGTAGAAGCACCAAACATAAAggaagttgtgtgtgtttgcaggccATCCATAGTGGCATGAATTGCAAGGACTACCAGGATGACCTGCGCATCCGAGCAGAGAACGACCAGGCGGCTCAGCAAACTAAGCAGATGCTAGAGGTAGGTCGACCTTAAAGCTGCAGGCTGTTGCACTGTTGATGACATTTGGCAATAAACACTTGTGTGCTCTTTGGTGCTTGCCAATCAGGGTTGATTGAGAAACACGTGCAGCAGTAGCAACCTTagtacaaataaacaaaaaacacttcCTGTGCAGCACTACCGTTTGGCACCAGTGCACTACTCAGTAAACCATGAACCAGTACAGAAGGTTCTGAATGGGGCTTAAATGTAACTTAAGTGCTTTATTACATCCTTTAGGAGTCAACCTAAACACTGttgaagattaaaaaaatttttttatacCATGTTCTGGGTGAATACTCTTTTAGTGAATACTAAAAAGGGATGTAGGATACCTTCTAGAGTAGTTtcggtgaaactgactgtttactgttctaaatgaatgcgctatattaaaacaaaaaggaaatgtgaatctgttatttccaaCTCGTCCTCTGAccaccacaggatggcgctaacacacaagctgcaagaagtaagttatACTGCCCCTCTGAACTGACTGAAAAGTATATCGTTTTGGGGACTGTTACGACCCCTTTTCTGCCTACTGTTGGCTTCTCTGGCTTTCCTGGCTTCCTGATAGGCCTCAACCAAGACTATTTGTCTATAAATAGTCTTGGTTGAGGCCTACCCAGGTGTCCGCCAATTAGCTGACGAACCCTCCCAAACTGCCAGCTCAGCCAGGAAAGCCAGAGAAGCCAACAGCAGGCAGAAAAGGGAGGGGTCGTAAcagggacaatgacatggctggatagctagcttgtcttgttgttcaacaCACTGTCAAATGatttttactgattgccaactgtacacaatgttattgactttggatcttgctagcatagcgttagctttctggctcgtagctaaGCTGAAGGGTTCTACGAGCAGAGCGGACTATAGATATCTCCTGTTGCTAAAGGgaggcaagtcgtatctaaggtctttcctatttcctggaggagtgaacaatgtttgcattgcataagaaccttctaggatgggaatgattgttccaggtattagtccaccccattgacatatataaaatggaccaacagatcccattgctctggacggagagcAGTGAAGgtcattagaagcacttttccggtgatggctgagcgttactgcgcagcctcaaactgagctcgacgacgtagatgtgacgtgagcaacctgtctgaaagttgtaagtcttctggtagctgtgccaagagaaatctcaatcattcccaatcttgcagagacggagagcgtaggtgtaaagagataacataggcacaggctaatttttgctaactaaaatgctagttaacattagtaattacacttaaacagctaatgtgagacgaaactgcctgcgcgcttctcctgtactgtacggtaatttctctactgtgcgacagtaagtcgcgtggttatgacacaatcattagcctatttttacaaaagcgtctgctacggagccataacgtgagatacaaggtaatggagccttttatacattgtcgtgtttctttagaaataaacaacggacaaatagagtctttaaacgcttcagatgtaaagttattcgctgtcaaagtggcgcccaaatgaatggcagtcaatggaatgctaacgggaggtgatggcttggtagcattaaaatggcgccataggaggttcgcggtccgtggagaggcttacccccttggtccaaccctcaggcgtaaccagggaaacagagttattgttaggataaactttagatttcgattgtaaaacaaattaaaatataaactaatgttttaaaaatacgtcatttggcaagtgaccatggtataagcgggttaatgccctttgaggtgtccattgtcaggtattaatggacgacggcgAAGCGCTGAAGTCCATTAATCAttgggcattaacccttacacaATTCACATAGAACTTTGAATTATTTGTGTGTAATGGCCTGTAAATATTTGATGATGAATCATGAATAGAGGTAAGGCTAACTGTCTGCACTTATTCTATAGAGTCAACTTTAAATTCTGTCCAATTAATGTTTCATAAGTTTGTAGTTAGTTGTACACTCTATATTTTAATATCCATTTTATTATGTTCCAGCAACACCTCGGGTTCTGTGTCCTTAACTCCAGACTGTCTTTCAGTTTGGTCCATGCTTTCACAAGGCCAGCTTACTCAAAGCAAAGTGGCCAGGGTTTTTTCCCCATGATCTAAGATTAATATATCTATTACTTCTGAGTTGGGTGTATGGCTGGGATTTTGTTGCTGCTTtgtgtactttttaaaatcacCCATCAGTCATCTTGAATGCAAGTGTAATTCAGTGTTGATTGTCTAAGTAGTTGTACTGTATTATTTGAGCATTTCTTCCTGTGGCTACTTTAAATTTTACACAGTCCCTGTTTTTCAATAAAGAGCCTGCTACAGAATGGAGAGGCCATGAAATGTCCACGGTGTGACATCATCGTCCAGAAAAAAGATGGCTGTGATTGGATCTGCTGTTTGATGTGCAAGACAGAGATCTGCTGGGTTACCAAACAAGCTCGCTGGGGAccaaatgtaaaaatactcaccTACCTGTgaagtagaaaaaaacaaacacttttcacGGTCTTGGTTCAGTATTCAGGAAAGTTGGTGCATGTGTTTGAGCTGTGTGTATgactgtttgttgttgttgtatctTACAGGGCAGTGGCGACACATCTGGGGGCTGCAGATGCAGAGTCAATCATCAACCTTGCCATCCCAACTGCCAAAATTGCCACTGAGGGAAGCACACTAATGAACACACTGCTGCAATCACATGCAACATCTGAAGAAACGCAGACCTTAGCTGATGCTTGGGCTGTCAATGCTCTGTGTTCTTCACTTACTTTTAGCCTTGTTTTTAATGGTATAGTAACAAGACACTCTACTTTGTTTGTGCAGTAGCAATGATGCAATATGAATGCTATACACAAAGCTATACAAACTGCCAGCGCTATCTACATCTCCACAGCTGAGGATACGAACTgtcaaaattgtgaaaaaaaaaaagctttactgGGATCTTCTGCTATAAAAATCCTTTGCTGTCAGGAATTAATGCTTAGTATACATTTGACCTCTGGCTACTGCTTTCATCACAATCCAGTTTGATGAGCCAGCAATCCTACTGTGTGTGCTTGAGTTTAATTCAAAACTTGACTGGATAAACACACCAAAATATCCTTTTAATCTTTTACACAAAAATGCAAGAAAATGCTTATactcaaatacagtatataaaaatgCCACCCCACAGCTAATAATTACAAAAATATTGCATTcttgtttctctcctgtgtgaagtATGGTTACACATAATTAACTACAACTAACAATAACGTTAATTTATgattcaatttttatttttaacaactCATCATTTAGTCAATATAACACCGGAACTAACAATGAGTGTTACGATTGCTGGATATTTTCCTGGAAGTGATATCTTCCTAAGTAAACTgaccaaaatgttttttgaagtTGTAACCACTGTTTGTTTGCGGActaaaatattgatttattatCAGTACTATAAAAGcaatatattttctttcagtCGACTAATCAGGCTGTGGTGAAAGATGTTGTTTACGATGAATGTGTTCATAAAGGAAAAACAAGCTGCTGGAGCACTTTTCTCCATACTGCATAATTAATGCTGTATTTTGTGTCTTGTATTCAGGACTTTAACTGTAGTTCTTCCCTCTTCTCATTCTTCAAGAACTACAGTAATGAATGTGCTTTGTCCGGTATCCATGAAGTTTGTTGGGCTTcacttgcattttttttaaagagacatgCCTCAACTCCAATAAACTGGAACCACAAGTATATCATGATAGCATTATTGTAACATAATGAAAACTGTTTACATTGAGCTTAAAGAACAACCAGTCGGACAAAggacagctgaggctgatgaagTGTAGCTGAAGCTGAAAAAGGTCCGCTCAATCCAATAGGATAGCTGAAGCTGTTGAGATAAACTTGACAAAGTATACTTGACATTTTCCTAAAATGGCCCATGTACAGTTATTAAAAACACGATTAGAAAAAATGTAGTCATTTACTTTTTACATGACTTTAGTTTTAAACTATTTGCATGATTTATTTAAAGGCTCAGGTGGATCTTCCTCAAATCTGAAAATATGTCCTTGCTGTATAAAAATGGTATTTAGTTGGTAGCTCTATAGTGCAAATCTTAATACCAGTGTACTTTGCTAGGacaatccatccatcttcttcctcttatccggtaacgggtcgcgggggtagcagctccagcaggggacagGGGACTTTGCTAGGACAATATATAAATCATATCAGGTACATGTGAATTACTGCGTCCAAACCTGTACATTGGAACATTTTCACTCTAGTTTATTAGCATTCTCTTGTACAACTTTACATTAGTAGGACAGTttcattataacaaaataaacataaaaaggcAGGTAAATCATTTAGTGCATTGACAAATGAAAACCACCAAGTGCAGATACATGGTGCATAACGATACTGCTGAACAGCTACACTCTGAGCGTCCTTAGATATGTTCCAGGTCACCTTCACTGAGTTTTGTAGATCCCCCTACCAGCTAACCAGTGGTTCACTATAAAAGGCAATAAACCAATCAACCATGATATATGATGTTGCCCAAGAATTTAGTTCCTAATACAGCAAACTGACTAGCTGTTGTGCTGTACAATGTAGGTGACCTAGAAGTCAATAATTCAGAAGATTTTCTGTTAAGCAAAATACATCATTAAAGACTACAGACAACCCAATTCACCATCTTAGAATGACGGAAAACTAAGCAATCCCCCATTACTTTAAATGTGTGATCAAATGAAAATGACTGGAACATTGGAATGAGCTGGACTGCCTCTGACATGCAAATGCTACACTCAAAGCAATCCAACTTACTAAAATAGCATGTGTTAAAGCTAAAtttatgtttaaaacaaaaaaacccttGGATAGCATTCATTTGAAGGCTCGGGTGTTTTTTCCCCAACAGGAGCACCCTTACAGTGAGAAAAGCACCTATCAAACTGATTTTAAAGTGATTTTGCAAAACCGATGCAGTCAGTGCAAACTGGGTCCCCACTGTGCCAACCCTAAGACCACATTCTCCACTTCATTTTACCTGCTGTTTATCCCAGCTCTGATCTTTTATGTTACGAGGCATTGAGTGAGTGCGTGTGTTGCTAAACTGTGAGGAGAGATTTAATCATCTACTCCATAAAAAGTGACGCAGAAAGCATACCCTAATCATTACAGGCCATGAAACACAGACCCATTTTAAGGTTATGCAACCAAACAGTTGGGTGACTGAATAATTAGAAAGTTCTAGTAAAACAAATTTCGATATTGGtagattttttttacttcctgGGCTGTGAAAGCTGTACTCCATTCTGAGGTCTAATCCTATGAGGTCTTGAGATACAACATTTACTTTGATTACACTAatcacattttgtttaaaacatCTTGCAGATAGTTTTGCTGACCCCAACCATGAGCCAGAATTAAAATGTGTAGGGTGAACTGTTGACATGTTTTACAGATACTCTGTCCCAGAGAGACTAAAAAGGCTTATTTGAACTtcttaaaaaagtgacaaaatgacctaaaacatAATACAATGGTGGCCTTAAAAAGTGCCTGTGTGTCATGACCATATCTCTATACAGCTGCTTACACACCTATAAATTAAGAAACTGTAAATTATACAGAAAGGACTCTAACAATCCTCTATTTGGTCTCAGTCCAGGTATCAAATGAACAACAAATGGGTTGCGaccgaccacacacacacacacacacacacacacacacacacacacacacacacacacacacacacacacacacacacacacacacacacacacacacacacacacacacacacacacacacacacacacacacacacacacacattcattcactcCAGCTCTCTTAATTGGCAGCAGTTTCAAGTGTAGTGAGTCCACCAAGCTTTCAGCATACATCTCTGTAAGCATAACTCAATATCAGATTATCCTAATaccaaatataaataaactttaacaATGACCCCATCGGTAATAGTTCTTAGAAAAACAGTCTCTTCATTATAACAGGGTGGATTCTTCATTTCACACACCAGCAGTAGTTGTTATACTGGTGCAGGCTCTCCAGGAGTCATAAAAGGACCTTCAGCTGGAGCCTGAGAAGCCCTACGTAGGATGTTAAGACACATCCCAGAAGACAAAAGAGGAGCGTTAACTTCAGTTTAGAGGGTAAACTCCATGACTGCATGGTTTGTGGTTCCATAAATTAGAGTTTTCTTGGAAACAGACCAACCAGTTAGAACCAGTCAAGGACAGATACAGGTGGAGCATAAGGGTAAAAGAGGAGCAGTTCAAGGAAACAAGTCCAGTTTGGGGGCCCACTCCAAGGCAGTGTTGACCACAGCGAGAGCTGCTGCACCCAAAGCCACTGTGAGACCCATGACAGCCAGGCGAACAAGCCGCCGTGCCGCTGAAGGTCGGGCTACCGTCACTGCTGCGTTGGCTGCTGAGCTCTCGAGTGCAGCCTGCTTCTGTCTGCGTCGGCGACGGAGAACAGAGTCTGGTCGCTGTTGAGTGGACGCAAGGTCAAAGTCCTTGA
It includes:
- the rbck1 gene encoding ranBP-type and C3HC4-type zinc finger-containing protein 1 produces the protein MASEVTSRVELKEAEELALSLSEALNSGDEQEAVKLCQRLSQLSVPVSVTVHSQAYPQDSIRLRVGVEDAQSDAYIPVTVVVSCDMTIAQLKDKISHDFGFLPSLQRWVIGKRLAHDQESLYSHGVRQDGDQAFLFILSAEAAHLTRHQYKQDQEQQRIEGIVESMQLFPRGLGGGGGEKTAPPPETQHIPPPPPKPAVPPKPQLGWACAMCTFLNKPTRPGCEMCGGDRPEDYQVPDIYKPDQEEVLRIQQEQLAMLQYEQAQKEERERNFLHLLATEDQNLISNATETDCPICFSPLEPQEGIVLRECLHTFCRECLKGTIVNSQDAEVSCPEKCDSKLLDREIKALLTEEEHQRFLELRLNIAESRSEHSFHCKTPNCRGWCIYEDEVNEFHCELCNETNCILCRAIHSGMNCKDYQDDLRIRAENDQAAQQTKQMLESLLQNGEAMKCPRCDIIVQKKDGCDWICCLMCKTEICWVTKQARWGPNGSGDTSGGCRCRVNHQPCHPNCQNCH